From one Microbacterium aurum genomic stretch:
- a CDS encoding D-alanine--D-alanine ligase family protein, with translation MDRTAVAVLFGGRSSEHSISSATAGGVLRAIDRDRFDVIPIGITRDGAFILEDDDPDKFALDPGHLPEVVDNGTRILWPDSARSRELRVTDADGIRSLGEVDVVFPILHGRFGEDGTIQGFLELLDLPYVGAGLLMSAIGMDKHTTKSVLKAAGVPVVPWVTVTRRDLDRDRTLWERRIRALGLPAFVKPARAGSSVGVSKVSDWSELDAALDIAFAEDPAVLVEQAVVGREVECGVLAGRDGEGPRVSVAGEIVISGREFYDFDAKYLDAPGIDLVCPADLAPGELAEMQRIAVRAFEAVGGEGLARVDFFFTGTEFFVNEVNTMPGFTPISMFPKCWIATGMSYPELIGELIDLARVR, from the coding sequence ATGGACAGGACGGCGGTGGCGGTGCTTTTCGGCGGTCGCTCCAGCGAGCACTCGATCAGTTCCGCAACGGCCGGGGGCGTGCTGCGGGCGATTGACCGCGACCGCTTCGACGTCATCCCCATCGGCATCACGCGCGACGGGGCGTTCATCCTCGAAGACGACGACCCGGACAAGTTCGCGCTCGACCCCGGGCACCTGCCCGAAGTGGTCGACAACGGCACCCGCATCCTCTGGCCCGATTCGGCGCGATCGCGCGAGCTGCGCGTGACGGATGCCGACGGCATCCGCTCCCTCGGCGAGGTCGACGTGGTCTTCCCGATCCTCCACGGCCGCTTCGGCGAGGACGGGACGATTCAGGGCTTCCTGGAGCTTCTCGACCTGCCGTACGTCGGGGCGGGCCTGCTGATGTCGGCGATCGGCATGGACAAGCACACCACCAAGAGCGTTCTGAAGGCCGCCGGTGTCCCCGTCGTGCCGTGGGTCACCGTCACCCGGCGCGACCTCGACCGCGACCGCACGCTGTGGGAGCGCCGGATCCGCGCCCTGGGGCTGCCCGCCTTCGTCAAGCCCGCTCGGGCTGGATCGAGCGTCGGCGTGTCGAAGGTGTCGGACTGGTCCGAGCTCGATGCGGCGCTGGACATCGCGTTCGCGGAGGATCCGGCGGTGCTCGTGGAGCAGGCGGTCGTCGGCCGCGAAGTCGAGTGCGGCGTCCTGGCCGGTCGCGACGGCGAGGGCCCGCGAGTGAGCGTCGCGGGGGAGATCGTCATCAGCGGGCGGGAGTTCTACGACTTCGACGCGAAGTACCTCGACGCTCCCGGCATCGACCTCGTCTGCCCCGCCGACCTGGCGCCGGGAGAGCTCGCCGAGATGCAGCGGATCGCCGTGCGCGCCTTCGAGGCCGTCGGCGGCGAGGGGCTCGCGCGCGTGGACTTCTTCTTCACCGGAACGGAGTTCTTCGTCAACGAGGTGAACACGATGCCGGGGTTCACGCCGATCTCGATGTTCCCGAAGTGCTGGATCGCCACCGGGATGAGCTACCCCGAACTGATCGGCGAGCTGATCGATCTCGCCCGCGTACGCTGA
- the thiL gene encoding thiamine-phosphate kinase, which translates to MTDPRAQTVGDLGERALLARILAVLGDASRAEVGPGDDAAVLSAPGGRIVVTTDTLVHGPDFRLAWSGGFDLGFKSAAVNLADVAAMGARPTALFVALALPDETTLGFVEDLARGLRGACADLAPGCAVEGGDLTASDTLTIAVTAIGVLDGRPPVLRSGARPADVVAVAGELGAAARGLALLFDRFRDAEGRPVPVDAGALTAAERDDLAAQLRPRPPIALGPVAADAGATAMMDVSDGLLVDATRLAEASRVSIDLDAGMDADDLRGGEGHALLACFPPEVHLPAGFRAVGRVAPREGSSAVTVGGAPVTGHLGWDPHRDWDAGRG; encoded by the coding sequence ATGACGGACCCCCGCGCGCAGACGGTCGGCGACCTGGGCGAGCGGGCGCTGCTCGCCCGCATCCTGGCCGTGCTCGGCGACGCGTCGCGGGCGGAGGTGGGGCCGGGGGATGACGCCGCCGTGCTGTCGGCGCCGGGCGGTCGCATCGTCGTGACCACCGACACGCTCGTGCACGGACCGGATTTCCGCCTCGCCTGGTCGGGTGGGTTCGACCTCGGGTTCAAGTCCGCGGCGGTGAATCTCGCCGACGTCGCGGCGATGGGTGCGCGTCCGACGGCGCTGTTCGTCGCGCTCGCGTTGCCCGACGAGACGACCCTCGGTTTCGTCGAGGATCTCGCGCGGGGGCTCCGCGGGGCCTGTGCCGATCTCGCCCCCGGATGCGCCGTCGAGGGCGGTGACCTCACGGCATCCGACACCCTGACGATCGCGGTGACGGCGATCGGCGTGCTCGACGGGAGGCCGCCGGTGCTTCGCTCCGGTGCCCGACCGGCCGATGTCGTGGCGGTGGCGGGCGAGCTCGGCGCGGCTGCGCGCGGCCTTGCGCTGCTGTTCGATCGTTTCCGCGACGCGGAGGGGCGACCGGTGCCGGTGGATGCCGGGGCGCTGACCGCGGCGGAGCGCGACGACCTGGCGGCCCAGCTGCGGCCCCGGCCTCCGATCGCGCTGGGGCCGGTGGCGGCCGATGCCGGCGCTACGGCGATGATGGACGTCTCGGACGGCCTGCTGGTGGACGCGACGCGCCTGGCCGAGGCATCGCGCGTGTCGATCGACCTCGATGCGGGTATGGATGCCGACGACCTCCGCGGCGGCGAAGGTCACGCCCTGCTGGCGTGCTTCCCGCCCGAGGTGCACCTGCCGGCGGGCTTCCGCGCCGTGGGGCGCGTCGCCCCGCGCGAGGGGTCGTCGGCCGTCACCGTCGGCGGCGCACCCGTCACAGGGCACCTCGGCTGGGATCCGCACCGCGACTGGGACGCCGGCCGCGGCTGA
- the coaD gene encoding pantetheine-phosphate adenylyltransferase, whose translation MNNRIAVVPGSFDPPTLGHLDVIRRAAALYDELHVLVVHNPGKEAMLPIAQRLTLLEQSIAEQEIEGNVIVASWSMGLLVDYAEDVDAGVLVKGIRSQVDVAYETPMAVVNRHLAAIETVFLLPDPAHAMVSSSLVRQVAALGGDVAPFVPGPVARFLDTGAREG comes from the coding sequence ATGAACAACCGCATCGCGGTCGTCCCTGGATCCTTCGACCCGCCGACCCTCGGACACCTCGACGTCATCCGCCGCGCGGCCGCGCTGTACGACGAGCTGCACGTGCTCGTCGTGCACAACCCCGGCAAGGAGGCGATGCTCCCGATCGCGCAGCGTCTGACGCTCCTGGAGCAGTCCATCGCCGAGCAGGAGATCGAGGGCAACGTCATCGTCGCGTCGTGGAGCATGGGTCTGCTCGTCGACTACGCCGAGGACGTCGACGCGGGCGTGCTCGTCAAGGGCATCCGCTCACAGGTCGACGTCGCCTACGAGACGCCGATGGCGGTCGTGAACCGTCACCTCGCCGCGATCGAGACCGTCTTCCTGCTGCCCGACCCTGCACACGCGATGGTCTCCAGTTCGCTCGTGCGCCAGGTCGCTGCTCTCGGCGGCGACGTCGCACCGTTCGTGCCCGGACCCGTGGCCCGCTTCCTCGACACCGGCGCGCGCGAGGGCTGA
- a CDS encoding DUF3515 family protein: protein MPRLRLLALPLAVAVMFGGAACSSTVSMTPAKGANDPACAEVSVRLPDTVDGQERRWTDAQATGAWGSPATVLLTCGLAAPGPSTLDCQTVDNVDWLIDGSEAPHYRFTTFGRTPAVEVYLDYDAVSGRDVLNALATAVKTLPTDGRSCTERPTT from the coding sequence GTGCCCCGCCTCCGCCTGCTCGCCCTGCCCCTGGCCGTCGCGGTGATGTTCGGCGGTGCGGCCTGCAGTTCGACGGTCTCGATGACCCCGGCGAAAGGCGCGAACGACCCCGCCTGCGCCGAGGTCAGCGTGCGCCTTCCCGACACCGTCGACGGTCAGGAGCGCCGCTGGACCGACGCGCAGGCGACCGGGGCATGGGGAAGCCCCGCGACGGTCCTTCTGACGTGCGGGCTGGCGGCGCCCGGCCCCTCGACCCTCGACTGCCAGACCGTGGACAACGTCGACTGGCTCATCGATGGCAGCGAGGCGCCGCACTACCGATTCACCACGTTCGGGCGCACGCCCGCCGTCGAGGTGTACCTCGACTACGACGCGGTCAGCGGCCGCGACGTGCTGAACGCCCTCGCGACCGCGGTGAAGACGCTGCCGACCGACGGCCGCTCGTGCACCGAGCGTCCCACCACCTGA
- a CDS encoding ATP-dependent DNA helicase RecG, with amino-acid sequence MPVLTLETRLVDALGAATAKLFERAFGMDTVADLLTHYPRRYARRGELTPIDSLPLGEQVTIVAEVRSVSSRSMKQRRGSILEVVISDGAGALVLTFFNQSWRQNDLQVGRQGIFSGKVGVFKGHQQLAHPDYQLFEDVDLARLTAEANQNTPIPIYPATSTVATWQVQKAVADVLGKLGDVADPLPEEFRLAQGLLDMRTALQRIHAPDFIDQVDAARRTLRMHEAFVLQTALLQQRQFVRAMSATARRPGALLAAFDESLPFARTPDQIAVGDRISADLAGDWPMNRLVQGEVGSGKTLVALRAMLQVAESGGQSALIAPTEVLAAQHVRSIARMLGPQLAPELMPTLLTGQLPAAERRKAALRAASGQARIVVGTHALLSASTTFADLGLVVVDEQHRFGVEQRETLRAKGTAPHVLVLTATPIPRTVAMTVFGDLDVSTIRTMPAGRAGIATHVAPLAEKPAWFARVWERVVEEVAAGHQVFVVCAAIDAEATGKDAKDAADEAPVLEGEQPRTRWGVVQVREMLAQLPAYDALRVETLHGRMPGEQKDAVMQAFARGEIDVLVATTVVEVGVDVPNASTMVILEADRFGVSQLHQLRGRVGRGAVPGLCLLVTEAPAGSPARSRVDAVAATTDGFALAEVDLELRGEGDVLGDAQSGARTSLRLLRVVADADLIALARAAAEQVLDEDPALLRHPGLAAAIERRVGQQERAALAKN; translated from the coding sequence ATGCCCGTGCTGACGCTCGAGACGCGCCTCGTCGATGCGCTCGGCGCCGCGACGGCGAAGCTGTTCGAGCGCGCGTTCGGCATGGACACCGTCGCCGACCTGCTGACGCATTACCCGCGCCGCTACGCGCGACGTGGGGAGCTCACGCCGATCGATTCCCTGCCGCTGGGGGAGCAGGTCACCATCGTCGCCGAGGTGCGCTCGGTGTCGTCGCGCTCGATGAAGCAGCGACGCGGGTCGATCCTCGAGGTCGTGATCAGCGACGGCGCCGGGGCGCTCGTGCTGACGTTCTTCAACCAGTCGTGGCGGCAGAACGACCTGCAGGTGGGACGTCAGGGCATCTTCTCCGGCAAGGTCGGTGTCTTCAAGGGGCATCAGCAGCTGGCCCACCCCGATTACCAGCTGTTCGAGGACGTGGACCTCGCCCGGCTGACGGCCGAGGCGAACCAGAACACCCCCATCCCGATCTATCCCGCCACCAGCACCGTGGCCACGTGGCAGGTGCAGAAGGCGGTCGCCGATGTGCTGGGCAAGCTCGGCGACGTCGCCGACCCGCTGCCGGAGGAGTTCCGGCTCGCGCAGGGCCTCCTCGACATGCGCACGGCGCTGCAACGCATCCACGCGCCGGATTTCATCGATCAGGTCGACGCCGCGCGACGCACCCTGCGCATGCACGAGGCGTTCGTGCTGCAGACGGCGCTGCTGCAGCAGCGGCAGTTCGTGCGTGCCATGTCGGCCACCGCGCGCCGCCCGGGCGCCCTGCTGGCCGCCTTCGACGAGAGCCTGCCGTTCGCGCGGACGCCCGATCAGATCGCCGTCGGCGACCGGATCAGCGCGGACCTCGCCGGCGACTGGCCGATGAACCGTCTCGTGCAGGGCGAGGTCGGCTCTGGGAAGACGCTCGTCGCGTTGCGTGCCATGCTGCAGGTCGCCGAGTCCGGCGGCCAGTCCGCGCTCATCGCCCCGACCGAGGTGCTCGCCGCGCAGCACGTGCGCTCCATCGCACGGATGCTGGGGCCGCAGCTCGCCCCCGAGCTCATGCCGACGCTTCTCACCGGGCAGCTGCCGGCGGCGGAGCGTCGCAAGGCGGCGCTGCGTGCGGCATCCGGTCAGGCACGGATCGTCGTCGGCACCCATGCGCTGCTGAGCGCGTCCACGACGTTCGCCGACCTCGGCCTCGTCGTCGTGGACGAGCAGCACCGCTTCGGTGTCGAACAGCGTGAGACGTTGCGCGCGAAGGGCACGGCCCCGCACGTGCTCGTGCTGACCGCGACCCCAATCCCGCGCACCGTCGCGATGACGGTCTTCGGCGACCTCGACGTCTCCACGATCCGCACCATGCCGGCCGGCCGTGCCGGCATCGCCACCCACGTCGCGCCGCTGGCCGAGAAGCCCGCCTGGTTCGCCCGGGTGTGGGAGCGGGTGGTCGAGGAGGTCGCCGCGGGCCACCAGGTATTCGTCGTCTGCGCCGCGATCGACGCCGAGGCGACGGGGAAGGATGCGAAGGATGCCGCCGACGAGGCGCCGGTGCTCGAGGGCGAGCAGCCGCGCACCCGCTGGGGCGTCGTCCAGGTGCGGGAGATGCTCGCGCAGCTTCCGGCATACGACGCGCTGCGCGTCGAGACGCTGCACGGACGCATGCCGGGGGAGCAGAAGGATGCCGTGATGCAGGCGTTCGCGCGCGGCGAGATCGACGTGCTCGTCGCTACGACGGTCGTCGAGGTCGGTGTGGACGTCCCCAACGCGTCGACCATGGTGATCCTGGAGGCCGATCGGTTCGGCGTGTCCCAGCTGCACCAGCTGCGCGGCCGCGTCGGTCGCGGCGCCGTTCCCGGGCTCTGCCTGCTCGTCACCGAGGCGCCCGCCGGCAGCCCCGCCCGCTCCCGCGTGGACGCCGTCGCGGCCACGACCGACGGCTTCGCGCTCGCGGAGGTCGACCTCGAACTGCGCGGTGAGGGCGACGTACTGGGCGACGCCCAGTCGGGCGCGCGCACGTCGCTGCGCCTGCTGCGGGTGGTCGCCGACGCGGACCTCATCGCGCTCGCGCGTGCGGCGGCGGAGCAGGTGCTCGACGAGGACCCGGCGCTGCTGCGGCATCCCGGCCTCGCCGCGGCCATCGAGCGGCGGGTGGGCCAGCAGGAGCGCGCCGCACTCGCGAAGAACTGA
- a CDS encoding YceD family protein has protein sequence MSGPFVFPVRDIAHRAGEMREFDVEVPAPAKWGEGLVYVAQGEPVQLRVRLESVHEGILVTTEVDTTYRGVCGRCLEDIDRPVEVEFQELFGYPGTEATDFEVQDDHVDLETPVRDSIVLSLPFQPVCQPDCPGLDPVTGEKLAAGTVPETPIDERWAALKALTPDQDDVAARRLASDTEKS, from the coding sequence GTGAGCGGTCCGTTCGTCTTCCCGGTGCGTGACATCGCGCACCGCGCCGGAGAGATGCGGGAGTTCGACGTCGAGGTGCCCGCCCCGGCGAAGTGGGGCGAGGGGCTCGTGTACGTGGCACAGGGCGAACCTGTGCAGCTGCGGGTGCGACTCGAGTCCGTGCACGAGGGCATCCTCGTCACGACAGAGGTGGACACGACGTACCGCGGGGTGTGCGGGCGCTGTCTCGAGGACATCGACCGGCCTGTCGAAGTCGAGTTTCAGGAGCTCTTCGGGTATCCTGGGACGGAAGCGACCGACTTCGAGGTTCAAGACGACCACGTGGATCTTGAAACTCCGGTCAGGGATTCGATCGTCCTGTCGCTTCCGTTCCAGCCGGTGTGCCAGCCGGACTGCCCCGGCCTTGATCCGGTCACGGGCGAGAAGCTGGCCGCAGGAACCGTGCCGGAAACCCCGATCGACGAGCGCTGGGCCGCGCTGAAGGCCCTCACCCCAGACCAGGACGATGTGGCCGCGCGCCGCCTCGCCTCAGATACAGAGAAGAGCTAG
- the rsmD gene encoding 16S rRNA (guanine(966)-N(2))-methyltransferase RsmD translates to MTRIIAGAAGSLTLAVPDAGTRPTSDRVRESLFSALESADLIAEAAVLDLYAGSGALGLEAVSRGAASADLVEKAPRAASVAARNARAIGRAVPGASVRVHRASADAYLRSANGVFDLVFLDPPYDVGETELSSTLSLLVPRLAAGATVVIERASRSAEPSLPAGLTHDRAKKYGDTTLWWALRA, encoded by the coding sequence GTGACCCGCATCATCGCCGGAGCCGCCGGATCGCTGACCCTCGCCGTGCCCGATGCCGGCACGCGACCCACGAGCGATCGCGTGCGCGAGTCGCTGTTCAGTGCGCTGGAGTCGGCCGATCTCATCGCGGAGGCCGCGGTCCTCGACCTCTACGCCGGTTCGGGGGCACTGGGGCTCGAGGCCGTCAGCCGCGGGGCGGCCTCGGCGGACCTCGTGGAGAAGGCGCCCCGGGCCGCGTCGGTGGCCGCGCGGAACGCCCGCGCGATCGGCCGGGCCGTTCCGGGGGCGTCCGTTCGCGTGCACCGCGCGAGCGCCGACGCGTATCTGCGGTCGGCGAACGGCGTCTTCGACCTGGTGTTCCTCGACCCGCCCTATGACGTCGGCGAGACCGAGCTGTCCTCGACGCTGTCACTGCTCGTGCCGCGCCTCGCCGCGGGGGCCACCGTCGTGATCGAGCGCGCCTCGCGCTCCGCGGAGCCTTCGCTGCCGGCCGGCCTCACCCACGACCGCGCGAAAAAATACGGCGACACGACCCTGTGGTGGGCGCTCCGCGCCTGA
- the rpmF gene encoding 50S ribosomal protein L32: protein MAGNPPKRKVSRSNTRSRRAQWKAEAPALVKTVENGKVVYSRPHQAKVVTDSQGTELFLEYKGRKVADI, encoded by the coding sequence ATGGCAGGTAACCCCCCGAAGCGGAAGGTCTCCCGCTCCAACACCCGTTCGCGTCGCGCGCAGTGGAAGGCCGAGGCGCCCGCCCTCGTCAAGACCGTCGAGAACGGCAAGGTCGTCTACAGCCGCCCGCACCAGGCGAAGGTCGTCACCGACTCGCAGGGCACCGAGCTGTTCCTCGAGTACAAGGGCCGCAAGGTCGCCGACATCTGA
- a CDS encoding 1-acyl-sn-glycerol-3-phosphate acyltransferase — MIRRLVARLFWLCSRWRLRTEPAPTRPTVLVGAPHTSNWDFVLMLAIAWRLGIHIRWLGKASLFAGWRGPVMRALGGIAVDRADAARVVAEIVARVNAGEVFSLVVTPDGTRGGNAYWKSGFYRIARETGMPVTLGYVDRTTMTTGLGPTIELSGDVAADMDRIRAFYADKAGLRRERRTEPRLSSEGAEPPV; from the coding sequence GTGATCCGCCGCCTTGTCGCCCGCCTGTTCTGGCTGTGCAGCCGCTGGCGCCTGCGCACGGAGCCGGCGCCGACGCGGCCGACCGTGCTCGTGGGCGCTCCCCACACCTCGAACTGGGACTTCGTCCTCATGCTGGCCATCGCCTGGCGCCTCGGCATCCACATCCGTTGGCTCGGCAAGGCGAGCCTGTTCGCCGGCTGGCGCGGCCCCGTCATGCGGGCGCTGGGCGGCATCGCCGTGGATCGGGCCGACGCGGCCCGGGTCGTCGCCGAGATCGTCGCCCGCGTCAACGCCGGCGAGGTGTTCAGCCTCGTCGTGACCCCCGACGGCACTCGCGGCGGCAACGCGTACTGGAAGAGCGGGTTCTACCGGATCGCGAGAGAGACGGGGATGCCGGTCACGCTCGGCTACGTCGACCGCACCACGATGACGACGGGGCTCGGGCCGACGATCGAGCTCTCCGGCGACGTCGCCGCCGACATGGACCGCATCCGCGCGTTCTACGCCGACAAGGCCGGGCTGCGCCGGGAGCGCCGCACCGAGCCGCGCCTGAGCAGCGAGGGCGCGGAGCCGCCGGTCTGA
- the rnc gene encoding ribonuclease III yields MTDAVTEHAVLTDKLGVDIDPELLSLALTHRSFAYEKGGTPHNERLEFLGDSILGQAVTVHLFTTHPELDEGALAKRRASVVSTVALAEVARSIGLGAHLRLGRGENQTGGRDKDSILADTMEAVIGAAYLSAGPDAATGLVLRLVQPLMADPERYGAAMDPKTSLQELAARLDLAPPAYVVEAEGPDHHRVFTATVAVGDVARSGTGSSKKQAEMAAALAVWHALSDRA; encoded by the coding sequence ATGACGGATGCTGTGACGGAGCACGCGGTGCTCACCGACAAGCTCGGGGTCGACATCGACCCCGAGCTTCTGTCGCTGGCGCTCACGCACCGCTCCTTCGCGTATGAGAAGGGCGGGACGCCGCACAACGAGCGGCTGGAGTTCCTCGGCGACTCGATCCTCGGCCAGGCCGTGACGGTCCACCTGTTCACGACCCACCCCGAACTCGATGAGGGCGCGCTGGCCAAGCGACGCGCGAGTGTCGTCTCCACCGTCGCGCTGGCCGAAGTCGCCCGCAGCATCGGGCTCGGCGCGCATCTGCGCCTGGGCCGCGGCGAGAATCAGACGGGCGGCCGCGACAAGGACTCGATCCTCGCCGACACCATGGAAGCCGTCATCGGTGCCGCCTACCTGTCGGCGGGTCCTGATGCCGCAACCGGCCTCGTGCTTCGGCTCGTGCAGCCGCTCATGGCCGACCCCGAGCGATACGGCGCGGCCATGGACCCGAAGACCAGCCTGCAGGAGCTCGCGGCGCGGCTCGATCTCGCCCCGCCGGCGTACGTCGTGGAGGCCGAAGGCCCCGACCACCACCGCGTCTTCACCGCGACCGTCGCTGTCGGCGATGTCGCCCGCAGCGGTACCGGGTCGAGCAAGAAGCAGGCGGAGATGGCCGCGGCCCTCGCCGTCTGGCACGCGCTGAGCGACCGTGCCTGA
- a CDS encoding lysophospholipid acyltransferase family protein, translating into MSTAPRPARRAASPEKTRPSVFWPLAAVVIPAVGWFARIEISGAEHLPAEGPYVLAPNHYSEFDPLIIAVATWRMGRAPRFMAKESLFRVPVLGAALRATGMVPVARSSSSAAAKVTLEQSEALVEHDRGVIVYPEGSLTRDPDMWPMRGKTGAVRLALAGDIPVIPVATWGVQRILPRYGKLSFWPPRKRVQVRLGPPTDLAPYRRPSGGAALIAATDAVMADISGLLGELRGEDPPAERWNPAAHGQNETGRLEP; encoded by the coding sequence ATGAGCACGGCGCCCCGTCCCGCGCGGCGCGCCGCGTCGCCCGAGAAGACCCGGCCGAGCGTCTTCTGGCCGCTGGCGGCCGTCGTCATCCCCGCGGTGGGCTGGTTCGCGCGGATCGAGATCAGCGGCGCCGAGCACCTGCCCGCCGAGGGTCCCTACGTCCTCGCCCCCAACCACTACAGCGAGTTCGACCCGCTGATCATCGCCGTCGCGACCTGGCGCATGGGCCGCGCTCCCCGGTTCATGGCGAAGGAGAGCCTGTTCCGGGTGCCCGTCCTGGGCGCGGCGCTCCGCGCGACCGGCATGGTGCCCGTCGCCCGCTCCTCCTCGTCGGCGGCCGCGAAGGTGACGCTCGAGCAGTCCGAGGCGCTCGTCGAGCACGACCGCGGCGTCATCGTGTACCCCGAAGGCTCACTCACCCGTGACCCCGACATGTGGCCGATGCGCGGCAAGACCGGGGCGGTCCGGCTCGCCCTCGCCGGCGACATTCCCGTCATCCCGGTGGCCACGTGGGGCGTGCAGCGCATCCTGCCCCGCTACGGCAAGCTCAGCTTCTGGCCGCCGCGCAAGCGCGTGCAGGTCAGGCTCGGCCCGCCCACCGACCTCGCCCCGTACCGCCGCCCCTCCGGTGGCGCCGCCCTGATCGCGGCGACCGACGCCGTCATGGCGGACATCTCGGGCCTGCTGGGCGAACTGCGCGGCGAGGACCCGCCCGCGGAGCGCTGGAACCCGGCGGCGCACGGGCAGAACGAAACGGGGCGCCTTGAACCCTAG
- a CDS encoding NAD(P)H-dependent glycerol-3-phosphate dehydrogenase → MNPRSSARQSDSALPRVAVIGAGSWGTTFGKVLADGGAHVVMWARRAELAQEIQEGHRNSEYLPGINLPRSMSATHHLSEALEGASQVYLAISSQALRQNLKAVRPLVSATDAPIVSLMKGVEKRTGLRMSQVIEQELHCDPARIAVASGPNLALEIAREQPTAAVISSTSRETAEAVALRARNAYFRTFVNTDVIGTEFGGVLKNLIAVAIGIVDGVGYGENTKASIITRGLVEMTDFAVAQGAQHETLQGLAGLGDLIATCQSPLSRNNTAGRLLGQGYSFQDVVKQMNQTAEGLASVAPVLQLARESGVAMPIVEQVKRVLDGTMNPRDIAPHLTTDDDKPTGERTQNGQDGGGGAFRRSLQRALDQFRNGRGRAAGD, encoded by the coding sequence TTGAACCCTAGATCGTCTGCGCGTCAGTCCGATTCCGCATTGCCCCGCGTCGCCGTGATCGGTGCGGGCAGCTGGGGCACGACCTTCGGCAAGGTGCTCGCCGACGGCGGCGCCCATGTCGTCATGTGGGCGCGGCGCGCCGAGCTCGCCCAGGAGATCCAGGAGGGGCACCGCAACAGCGAATACCTCCCCGGCATCAACCTGCCGCGGTCGATGTCGGCGACCCATCATCTGTCCGAGGCGCTCGAGGGCGCATCGCAGGTGTACCTCGCGATCTCCAGCCAGGCGCTCCGGCAGAACCTCAAGGCCGTCCGGCCGCTCGTGTCAGCCACCGACGCTCCGATCGTCTCGCTGATGAAGGGGGTCGAGAAGCGCACCGGCCTGCGGATGAGTCAGGTCATCGAGCAGGAGCTGCACTGCGACCCAGCGCGCATCGCCGTGGCATCCGGCCCCAACCTCGCGCTCGAGATCGCCCGCGAGCAGCCGACGGCCGCCGTCATCTCCTCGACGAGCCGGGAGACCGCCGAAGCCGTCGCGCTGCGCGCCCGGAACGCGTACTTCCGCACCTTCGTGAACACCGACGTCATCGGCACCGAGTTCGGCGGCGTGCTGAAGAACCTCATCGCCGTCGCCATCGGCATCGTCGACGGCGTCGGCTACGGCGAGAACACCAAAGCCTCCATCATCACGCGCGGCCTCGTCGAGATGACCGACTTCGCGGTGGCTCAGGGCGCCCAGCACGAGACGCTGCAGGGCCTCGCGGGCCTCGGCGACCTCATCGCGACCTGCCAGTCGCCCCTCAGCCGCAACAACACCGCCGGCCGCCTGCTCGGGCAGGGATACAGCTTCCAGGACGTCGTGAAGCAGATGAACCAGACGGCGGAGGGACTGGCCTCGGTGGCGCCCGTGCTGCAGCTGGCGCGTGAGTCCGGCGTCGCGATGCCCATCGTCGAGCAGGTCAAGCGCGTGCTCGACGGCACGATGAACCCGCGCGACATCGCGCCCCACCTCACGACGGACGACGACAAGCCCACGGGCGAGAGGACCCAGAATGGACAGGACGGCGGTGGCGGTGCTTTTCGGCGGTCGCTCCAGCGAGCACTCGATCAGTTCCGCAACGGCCGGGGGCGTGCTGCGGGCGATTGA